One candidate division KSB1 bacterium genomic region harbors:
- a CDS encoding DUF502 domain-containing protein, which translates to MTAGLFSLVPIVVTAWIVIRLFLWLDGLLNEPVSRLLSPIIWPNEPVRTIPGVGIPALLLVLLLTGITARNFVGRMLLRWSDRLLHKLPIIRHIYSTLRQIAFVFSPEKKETMQRAVLIEYPRPGMYAVGFISQEAGGAVQQTIRRHFNQECYSVFLPTTPNPTSGFLLFVPKKDVYELDLSLEEALKLIISGGAVLPEEPQNSETDRRSTEEKSG; encoded by the coding sequence TTGACCGCCGGATTGTTTTCCCTCGTCCCCATCGTGGTGACGGCTTGGATCGTCATACGGCTTTTTTTGTGGCTGGACGGCCTGCTCAACGAGCCGGTCAGCCGATTGTTGTCGCCGATTATTTGGCCGAATGAGCCGGTTCGGACTATTCCTGGAGTCGGAATTCCCGCCCTCTTGTTGGTGCTGCTGCTGACCGGTATAACGGCACGCAACTTTGTCGGCCGTATGCTGCTGCGCTGGAGCGACCGGCTGCTGCACAAGCTGCCGATCATTCGGCACATTTATTCAACGCTGCGCCAGATCGCTTTTGTTTTTTCTCCCGAAAAAAAGGAAACGATGCAGCGCGCCGTCCTCATCGAATATCCGCGGCCTGGAATGTATGCCGTGGGATTCATTTCTCAAGAAGCCGGCGGCGCCGTACAACAGACGATCCGGCGGCATTTCAATCAAGAATGCTACAGTGTTTTTTTGCCTACAACTCCCAATCCTACTTCCGGCTTTTTGCTTTTCGTTCCCAAAAAGGATGTTTATGAGCTGGACCTTTCACTAGAGGAGGCTCTAAAACTCATTATCTCGGGAGGTGCGGTCCTCCCCGAAGAACCGCAAAATTCGGAAACCGATCGCCGTTCAACTGAGGAAAAGTCGGGATGA
- a CDS encoding septum formation initiator family protein, which produces MRHRFWSFLVRLLTNPRTWLAIGIGLVIYSFVFERAGFINQARLKHENIVLQKQLEEAQARMKALQAEIDALRSDVRRLKEEAIRNGYAEPDEVIVRIQ; this is translated from the coding sequence ATGAGACACCGCTTTTGGTCATTTCTGGTTCGGCTGCTAACCAATCCGCGGACATGGCTCGCCATCGGGATCGGGCTCGTCATCTATTCTTTCGTTTTCGAAAGAGCGGGTTTCATCAATCAGGCACGGTTAAAGCATGAAAACATCGTCCTGCAGAAACAGTTAGAGGAAGCGCAAGCCCGTATGAAAGCTCTGCAGGCTGAAATCGATGCTCTGCGTTCCGATGTTCGACGCCTCAAGGAGGAGGCAATCCGTAACGGATATGCCGAGCCCGATGAAGTCATCGTCCGCATTCAATAG
- the eno gene encoding phosphopyruvate hydratase — translation MTTIVDVFAREILDSRGNPTIEVDVQLEDGTLGRAAVPSGASTGENEAIELRDGDPNRFMGKGVTKAVENVNEIIAKELIGEDATEQVEIDSLLIELDGTKNKAKLGANAILGVSLATAKAAANYFGLPLYRYIGGVNAKVLPMPMMNIINGGSHSDAPIAFQEFMICPVGAPSLKEAVRWGAEVFHTLKKVLKSRGLSTAVGDEGGFAPLLKGTEDALESIVAAIEKAGYKPGKDITIRLDPAASEFFIDGVYDYTKFEGPKGAKRTPQEQAEYLASLVAKYPIDSIEDGMAENDWTGWKILTDMLGNKIQLVGDDIFVTNVEYLARGIKEGCANSILIKVNQIGTLTETLDAVEMAHRAGWTTVISHRSGETEDSTIADIAVAVNAGQIKTGSMSRSDRIAKYNQLIRIEEELGDTAVYGYKKVK, via the coding sequence ATGACGACTATTGTTGATGTATTCGCGCGTGAGATTCTCGATTCGCGCGGCAATCCGACGATCGAAGTAGATGTACAATTGGAAGACGGTACTTTGGGCCGCGCCGCCGTTCCTTCCGGCGCATCGACCGGCGAGAACGAAGCGATCGAACTGCGCGACGGCGATCCGAACCGCTTTATGGGCAAGGGGGTCACCAAAGCCGTCGAGAACGTCAATGAGATTATTGCCAAAGAGTTGATCGGCGAAGACGCGACGGAGCAGGTGGAAATCGACTCGCTTCTGATTGAACTGGACGGCACTAAAAACAAAGCCAAGCTTGGCGCCAATGCCATTTTGGGCGTTTCTTTGGCTACAGCAAAAGCCGCGGCCAATTACTTTGGATTGCCGCTTTACCGTTACATCGGCGGCGTCAACGCCAAGGTGCTGCCCATGCCGATGATGAACATCATCAACGGCGGCTCGCACTCGGATGCTCCTATTGCCTTTCAGGAGTTCATGATCTGTCCCGTCGGCGCTCCTTCTCTCAAAGAAGCTGTCCGGTGGGGTGCCGAAGTCTTTCATACCCTCAAAAAGGTACTCAAAAGCCGCGGATTGAGCACCGCCGTCGGCGATGAAGGCGGATTTGCACCGCTTTTGAAAGGCACCGAGGATGCGCTCGAAAGCATCGTTGCCGCGATCGAAAAAGCGGGCTACAAACCGGGGAAGGATATCACCATTCGCCTCGATCCCGCCGCTTCTGAATTTTTTATCGACGGCGTTTACGACTATACTAAATTCGAAGGACCCAAGGGCGCCAAACGCACGCCTCAGGAACAGGCCGAGTATCTTGCTTCGCTGGTGGCTAAATACCCCATCGATTCGATCGAAGACGGAATGGCCGAAAATGACTGGACCGGCTGGAAGATTTTGACCGACATGCTCGGTAATAAAATCCAACTGGTCGGAGACGACATTTTCGTGACCAACGTCGAGTATCTGGCGCGCGGCATCAAGGAAGGATGCGCCAATTCAATTCTCATCAAAGTCAATCAGATCGGCACGCTGACCGAAACGCTGGACGCCGTCGAAATGGCGCACCGCGCCGGCTGGACGACGGTGATCTCCCATCGTTCGGGCGAAACCGAGGACTCGACCATTGCCGACATTGCCGTAGCCGTCAATGCCGGACAAATCAAGACCGGTTCGATGAGCCGTTCCGACCGAATCGCCAAGTACAATCAGCTCATCCGCATCGAAGAGGAACTCGGCGATACGGCCGTTTACGGATACAAAAAAGTAAAGTAA
- a CDS encoding DUF92 domain-containing protein — MTANDFKYLFIFAGAVLGVLLIAESIRRFFHWSPEATRKIVHMLVGVLVAATPFVLDSMWPMVTLGLFFAVVDFIAVKRGFFKGMHGTVRHTYGTVFYPISFVILTVTLWNHHKLVLVTAMLIMALSDAAAAIVGERTKRPIVLHLGPEKKTVQGSATMFTVTLLLVTASFWVARHIRVLDLSVSQIVWIAVAVAMIAMASEMISAWGSDNLSVPLSSAFALYYLLNEPWSQALMFFFGMALAAGMGVLSYRLRFLNGGGSVALFLLGTLVFGAGGWKFALPILTFFLISSAISKMGRIRKQKLEQIFEKGSRRDIGQVLANGGIAGLMLLFWYFSKNNFFYVLYIASLAAVTADTWATEIGVMARGNPRSILTFRPVAMGTSGGISAVGTTGALLGSIVLSTVGYLCSPHASPRAFGFAEAVVVAFAGLAGSFVDSLLGATVQAQYQCPSCGKTTEKRIHCRKQPTLFFRGYRWINNDVVNAFCAVAGVLFVWLAGVMGIL; from the coding sequence ATGACTGCAAACGATTTCAAGTACCTCTTTATTTTCGCCGGCGCTGTATTGGGGGTTTTGTTGATTGCCGAAAGCATTCGGCGCTTTTTTCATTGGTCCCCCGAAGCCACGCGTAAAATCGTTCACATGCTGGTCGGTGTATTGGTTGCCGCGACGCCGTTCGTATTGGATTCCATGTGGCCTATGGTCACATTGGGACTCTTTTTTGCCGTCGTCGACTTTATCGCCGTAAAAAGGGGATTTTTCAAGGGAATGCACGGCACGGTCCGCCACACCTACGGGACGGTATTCTATCCGATATCGTTTGTTATTTTGACCGTTACTCTGTGGAATCATCACAAGCTTGTTTTGGTCACGGCGATGTTGATCATGGCCCTTTCGGACGCTGCTGCCGCGATTGTCGGGGAGCGGACAAAGCGGCCTATCGTTTTGCATCTGGGGCCGGAAAAAAAGACGGTGCAGGGTTCTGCAACCATGTTTACGGTGACCCTGCTGTTGGTGACGGCTTCCTTTTGGGTCGCACGCCACATCAGAGTACTTGACTTGTCGGTTTCTCAGATCGTGTGGATCGCCGTCGCCGTCGCAATGATTGCCATGGCCTCGGAAATGATTTCGGCCTGGGGGTCGGACAATCTCTCGGTTCCTTTGAGCAGCGCCTTTGCGCTCTACTATCTTCTCAACGAACCGTGGTCACAAGCCCTGATGTTTTTCTTCGGCATGGCGCTCGCTGCAGGTATGGGGGTGTTATCCTATCGATTGCGCTTTTTGAACGGCGGCGGATCCGTGGCGCTCTTTCTTTTGGGTACACTGGTCTTTGGCGCCGGCGGTTGGAAGTTCGCTCTGCCCATTTTGACCTTTTTTCTCATTTCGAGCGCCATCAGCAAAATGGGCCGAATACGCAAACAAAAGCTGGAGCAGATCTTCGAAAAGGGCAGCCGCCGCGACATCGGCCAGGTGCTGGCCAACGGCGGAATTGCCGGTTTGATGCTTCTATTTTGGTATTTCAGCAAGAACAATTTTTTCTACGTCCTTTACATTGCTTCGCTGGCGGCGGTTACGGCCGATACTTGGGCGACGGAAATCGGCGTGATGGCGCGCGGTAACCCGCGTTCGATCCTGACCTTTCGGCCGGTCGCCATGGGCACCTCCGGCGGAATTTCCGCCGTCGGCACTACCGGCGCGCTGCTCGGATCGATCGTGCTGTCGACGGTCGGCTATTTGTGCAGCCCGCACGCTTCGCCGCGCGCCTTCGGCTTTGCGGAAGCAGTTGTCGTAGCCTTTGCCGGGTTGGCGGGCAGCTTTGTGGACAGCCTTTTGGGGGCAACCGTACAAGCGCAATATCAGTGCCCGAGCTGCGGTAAAACCACCGAAAAACGCATTCACTGCCGGAAACAACCGACCCTTTTTTTCCGTGGTTACCGTTGGATCAACAATGATGTGGTCAATGCTTTTTGCGCCGTCGCCGGCGTTCTCTTTGTCTGGCTGGCGGGAGTGATGGGGATTCTCTAA